Proteins encoded in a region of the Ralstonia pseudosolanacearum genome:
- the trmB gene encoding tRNA (guanosine(46)-N7)-methyltransferase TrmB, protein MQPTEQPGTGPADTTPEQQDTADAEVGHPRRIRSFVRRAGRTSTGQQRAIDELGPRFLLPYAAAPLDWEAAFGRTGARRIFEIGFGMGETSAHIAQLRPDDDFLGVEVHEPGVGALLKLIGERGIDNVRIVSHDAVEVLAQMIPEGTLDGIHVFFPDPWHKKRHNKRRLIQGPFVARLAAHLRPGGYLHCATDWEEYAHQMLEVLSAEPLLENTADGFAPRPDYRPVTKFEKRGLRLGHGVWDVVFRKRAA, encoded by the coding sequence ATGCAGCCCACCGAACAGCCGGGCACCGGCCCCGCCGACACCACGCCGGAACAGCAAGACACGGCCGACGCCGAAGTCGGCCATCCGCGCCGCATCCGCTCCTTCGTGCGCCGTGCGGGGCGGACCTCGACCGGCCAGCAACGCGCCATCGATGAACTCGGGCCACGCTTCCTGCTGCCCTATGCCGCCGCGCCGCTCGACTGGGAAGCGGCCTTCGGCCGCACCGGCGCCCGCCGCATCTTCGAGATCGGCTTCGGCATGGGCGAGACCTCCGCGCACATCGCGCAGTTGCGCCCCGATGACGACTTCCTCGGCGTGGAGGTGCACGAACCGGGCGTGGGCGCGCTGCTCAAGCTGATCGGCGAGCGCGGCATCGATAACGTCCGCATCGTCTCGCACGATGCGGTGGAGGTGCTGGCGCAGATGATTCCCGAAGGCACGCTGGATGGCATCCACGTGTTCTTTCCCGACCCGTGGCACAAGAAGCGCCACAACAAGCGGCGCCTGATCCAGGGGCCGTTCGTGGCCCGGCTGGCGGCACACCTCAGGCCGGGCGGCTATCTGCATTGCGCGACGGACTGGGAAGAATACGCCCACCAGATGCTGGAAGTGCTGTCCGCCGAGCCGCTGCTGGAGAATACCGCCGACGGCTTCGCCCCGCGCCCCGACTACCGCCCCGTCACCAAGTTCGAGAAGCGCGGCCTGCGCCTGGGCCACGGCGTGTGGGACGTGGTGTTCCGCAAGCGCGCCGCCTGA
- a CDS encoding NADH:flavin oxidoreductase/NADH oxidase gives MSALFQPFSLRGPRLDNRIVISPMCQYSADHGQATAWHQTHLGALSLSGAALLMIEATAVSPEGRITPGCLGLWDGATEAALARTLAAIRPHAQTPIGIQIAHAGRKASSARPWEGGALLPPESGGWETIGPSALPQRPEERPPRAMTEADLARVREAFVATARRAVGLGLAAIELHAAHGYLLHEFLSPLANQRTDAYGGSRENRMRYPLEVFEAVRAAVPDDIPVGVRVSCTDWVEGGWTLEDAVAFAQALRARGCDWVDASSGGVSTLQQIPLSSGYQVPFADTIRHQAGIPTIAVGLINEPHEAEAILAEGRADLVAMGRAFLYNPHWAWTAAADLGATVKAPPQYWRAFPRHAKNLFGETHFGAR, from the coding sequence ATGAGTGCGCTCTTCCAGCCTTTTTCCCTGCGCGGGCCTCGGCTCGACAACCGCATCGTCATCTCGCCGATGTGCCAGTACTCGGCCGACCACGGCCAGGCCACGGCATGGCACCAGACGCATCTGGGCGCGTTGTCGCTGTCGGGGGCGGCGCTGCTGATGATCGAGGCGACGGCCGTGTCGCCGGAAGGGCGCATCACGCCCGGCTGTCTCGGGCTGTGGGACGGCGCCACCGAAGCGGCGCTGGCCAGGACGCTGGCCGCCATCCGCCCGCATGCGCAGACACCGATCGGCATCCAGATCGCGCACGCGGGGCGCAAGGCGTCGAGCGCGCGGCCGTGGGAGGGTGGGGCGCTGCTGCCGCCGGAGTCGGGCGGCTGGGAGACCATCGGCCCTTCCGCGTTGCCGCAGCGCCCGGAGGAGCGGCCGCCGCGCGCCATGACCGAAGCGGATCTCGCGCGCGTGCGCGAGGCCTTCGTCGCCACCGCGCGGCGGGCCGTCGGCCTGGGGCTGGCCGCGATCGAACTGCACGCCGCGCACGGCTATCTGCTGCATGAGTTCCTGTCGCCCCTGGCCAACCAGCGCACCGACGCCTACGGCGGCTCGCGCGAGAACCGCATGCGCTATCCGCTGGAAGTGTTCGAGGCGGTGCGCGCGGCGGTGCCGGATGACATTCCGGTCGGCGTGCGCGTGTCGTGCACCGACTGGGTCGAGGGCGGCTGGACGCTGGAGGATGCCGTCGCCTTCGCGCAGGCGCTGCGTGCGCGTGGCTGCGATTGGGTGGATGCGTCGTCGGGCGGTGTGTCGACGCTGCAGCAGATTCCGCTGTCCAGCGGGTACCAGGTGCCGTTTGCCGACACCATCCGGCACCAGGCCGGCATTCCCACCATCGCGGTCGGGCTGATCAACGAGCCGCACGAGGCCGAGGCCATCCTTGCCGAAGGTCGCGCCGACCTCGTGGCGATGGGCCGCGCCTTCCTCTACAACCCGCACTGGGCCTGGACGGCCGCAGCCGACCTGGGCGCGACGGTCAAGGCGCCGCCGCAGTACTGGCGTGCGTTTCCGCGCCACGCCAAGAACCTGTTCGGCGAGACGCATTTCGGCGCCCGATAG
- a CDS encoding undecaprenyl-diphosphate phosphatase, which yields MDIALAIKALILGIVEGLTEFLPISSTGHLILAGQLLDFNDEKGKIFEIVIQFGAILAVCWEFRHKIIDVIKGLPNDPRQQRFALNVIVATIPAITLALIFGKAIKAHLFNPIVVASAFIVGGLVILWAEWRERHRGQTHDPRGNALLEAAKAGAPRVETLDDLRISDAFKVGLAQCFALIPGTSRSGSTIIGGLLFGLSRKVATEFSFFLAIPVIFGATVYELYKERALLSTDDLSIFGIGFVAAFISAFFCVRWLLRFIASHDFRGFAWYRIVFGVIVLVTAYTHLIAWQA from the coding sequence ATGGACATCGCACTCGCCATCAAAGCGCTGATTCTCGGCATCGTCGAAGGGCTGACCGAGTTCCTGCCCATCTCCAGCACCGGCCACCTGATCCTGGCCGGGCAACTGCTCGACTTCAACGACGAGAAGGGCAAGATCTTCGAGATCGTGATCCAGTTCGGCGCCATCCTGGCGGTGTGCTGGGAGTTCCGCCACAAGATCATCGACGTGATCAAGGGCCTGCCCAACGACCCGCGCCAGCAGCGCTTCGCCCTCAACGTGATCGTGGCGACGATTCCGGCCATCACGCTCGCGCTGATTTTCGGCAAGGCGATCAAGGCGCATCTGTTCAATCCGATCGTGGTGGCGTCGGCCTTCATCGTCGGCGGCCTGGTGATCCTGTGGGCGGAATGGCGTGAGCGCCATCGCGGCCAGACGCACGATCCGCGCGGCAATGCGCTGCTGGAGGCCGCCAAGGCCGGCGCGCCGCGCGTCGAGACGCTGGACGACCTGCGTATTTCCGATGCCTTCAAGGTGGGCCTTGCGCAGTGCTTCGCGCTGATTCCCGGCACGTCGCGCTCGGGCTCGACCATCATCGGCGGCCTGCTGTTCGGCCTGTCGCGCAAGGTGGCGACGGAGTTCTCGTTCTTCCTGGCGATTCCCGTGATCTTCGGCGCGACGGTCTACGAGCTGTACAAGGAGCGCGCGCTGCTGTCGACGGATGATCTGTCGATCTTCGGCATCGGTTTCGTGGCGGCATTCATTTCGGCGTTCTTCTGCGTGCGCTGGCTGCTGCGCTTCATCGCCTCGCACGATTTCCGCGGCTTTGCGTGGTACCGGATCGTGTTCGGCGTCATCGTGCTGGTGACGGCCTACACGCATCTCATCGCCTGGCAGGCATAA
- a CDS encoding DUF1439 domain-containing protein: MTDRSDPSAARSPRLRWWAGAAAVALALAAALAACMPAGWTGDGYTFSRGQLQDALARKFPFQRRYLGVFDVTLANPQLSLDAARNRIAIQADARVESGLFRHPLVGPLAVSSGMHYDAPTRSIRLDQPSVDRFDLQNVPGGLGPQISALGSLMAGQLLADYAVYTFKPEQLKVAGVAVEPGTITVLPEGVHVQARRP, encoded by the coding sequence ATGACCGATCGTTCCGACCCGTCCGCCGCCCGTTCGCCGCGCCTGCGCTGGTGGGCGGGCGCGGCCGCCGTTGCCCTGGCGCTTGCCGCCGCGCTGGCCGCCTGCATGCCCGCCGGCTGGACCGGCGACGGCTACACCTTCTCGCGCGGCCAACTGCAGGACGCGCTGGCGCGCAAGTTCCCGTTCCAGCGCCGCTATCTCGGCGTCTTCGACGTGACGCTCGCCAACCCGCAGCTCTCGCTGGACGCCGCCCGCAACCGCATCGCCATCCAGGCCGATGCGCGCGTGGAGAGTGGTCTGTTTCGCCATCCCCTGGTCGGTCCGCTCGCAGTGTCCAGCGGCATGCACTACGATGCGCCGACGCGTTCCATCCGGCTGGATCAGCCTAGTGTCGACCGCTTCGACCTGCAGAACGTGCCGGGTGGTCTGGGCCCCCAGATCAGTGCGCTCGGCTCGCTCATGGCGGGCCAGTTGCTGGCCGACTACGCTGTCTATACCTTCAAGCCGGAGCAGCTGAAAGTGGCCGGCGTTGCCGTCGAGCCCGGTACAATCACGGTTTTGCCCGAGGGGGTGCATGTCCAGGCCAGGCGGCCGTGA
- a CDS encoding YkgJ family cysteine cluster protein, with the protein MDCRPRCGACCIAPSISSPIPGMPGGKPAGARCVQLDADDRCRIFGQPERPAVCASLRPEPDMCGASTAHAMQFLTRLEIATAAP; encoded by the coding sequence ATGGATTGCCGACCTCGATGCGGCGCCTGTTGCATCGCACCCTCCATCTCCAGCCCGATTCCCGGCATGCCGGGCGGCAAGCCGGCAGGTGCGCGCTGCGTGCAGCTCGATGCCGATGACCGGTGCCGCATCTTCGGCCAGCCGGAGCGGCCGGCGGTCTGCGCGAGCCTCCGGCCCGAGCCCGACATGTGCGGGGCCTCGACCGCGCACGCGATGCAGTTCCTGACCCGCCTCGAAATCGCCACCGCGGCGCCATGA
- a CDS encoding TetR/AcrR family transcriptional regulator, translating to MSQWRNLPTGSVAAVAAVTDRDPESSTKRWTRRKEARPQELVAAAMSLFVARGFAATRLEDVAAAAGVSKGTVYLYFANKVELFKAVVQENLLPVLAEGEALIDTFEGSSEALLHEILMGWWEMIGESPVSGLTKLLMAEAGNFPDLAQYYHEAVIQRCDRLFMRILERGMARGEFRQTDIDMTTLALVAPMLFLTMWKHSFGPCSHRELDPKAFIAHLVTLMLHGLLRNPVPGTTAPPPPPLTSQPRRPAPADGTGTGEGNTP from the coding sequence GTGAGTCAGTGGCGAAACCTGCCCACCGGCTCCGTTGCCGCAGTTGCCGCCGTGACCGATCGAGATCCCGAGTCCTCCACCAAACGCTGGACCCGCCGCAAGGAAGCCCGCCCGCAGGAACTGGTGGCGGCAGCGATGTCGCTGTTCGTGGCGCGCGGCTTTGCGGCCACGCGGCTGGAAGATGTGGCGGCCGCGGCCGGCGTGTCCAAGGGCACGGTCTATCTGTACTTCGCCAACAAGGTCGAGCTGTTCAAGGCCGTCGTGCAGGAAAACCTGCTGCCCGTGCTGGCCGAAGGCGAGGCCCTGATCGACACCTTCGAGGGCAGCAGCGAAGCGCTGCTGCACGAGATCCTGATGGGCTGGTGGGAGATGATCGGCGAGTCACCGGTCTCGGGCCTGACCAAGCTGCTGATGGCCGAAGCGGGCAACTTTCCCGATCTCGCGCAGTACTACCACGAAGCGGTCATCCAGCGCTGCGACCGGCTGTTCATGCGCATCCTCGAGCGCGGCATGGCCCGCGGCGAGTTCCGCCAGACCGATATCGACATGACCACGCTGGCCCTGGTCGCCCCGATGCTGTTCCTGACGATGTGGAAGCACTCCTTCGGCCCGTGCTCGCACCGGGAACTCGATCCGAAGGCGTTCATCGCGCACCTGGTCACGCTGATGCTGCACGGCCTGTTGCGCAATCCGGTGCCGGGCACGACGGCCCCGCCACCCCCGCCGCTGACCTCCCAACCACGGCGGCCGGCGCCCGCGGACGGCACGGGCACCGGCGAAGGCAACACGCCATGA
- a CDS encoding protein-L-isoaspartate O-methyltransferase family protein produces the protein MDIEKSRFNMIEQQIRPWDVLDLDVLDLLAIVKREQYVPEAYRTLAFVDMEIPLPGGQNMLPPRVEARVLQELAVRKHEDVLEVGAGSGYMAALLAHRGRHVTTVDIAPELAAFARDNLARNGVTNVDVVQGDAGQGWGNSLYDVICVSGSVPAVQESLLAQLKVGGRLSIFVGSAPVMEAQLITRVSETEFQTRNLFETYVTPLTGVPAPSQFRF, from the coding sequence ATGGACATCGAAAAATCCCGGTTCAACATGATCGAGCAGCAGATCCGCCCATGGGATGTGCTCGATCTCGACGTGCTCGACCTGCTGGCCATCGTCAAGCGCGAGCAGTACGTGCCCGAGGCCTACCGCACGCTGGCCTTCGTCGACATGGAGATTCCGCTGCCCGGCGGCCAGAACATGCTGCCCCCGCGCGTGGAAGCCCGCGTGCTGCAGGAGCTGGCCGTGCGCAAGCACGAAGACGTGCTCGAAGTGGGCGCGGGCTCGGGCTACATGGCCGCGCTGCTGGCCCACCGCGGCCGCCACGTCACCACCGTGGACATCGCACCCGAACTGGCTGCCTTCGCGCGCGACAACCTCGCCCGCAACGGCGTGACCAACGTCGACGTGGTCCAGGGCGATGCCGGCCAGGGCTGGGGCAACAGCCTGTACGACGTCATCTGCGTGTCGGGTTCGGTGCCGGCGGTGCAGGAATCCCTGCTTGCGCAGTTGAAGGTCGGCGGCCGCCTGTCGATCTTCGTGGGCAGCGCGCCGGTCATGGAGGCGCAGCTGATCACGCGCGTCTCCGAGACCGAATTCCAGACCCGCAACCTGTTCGAAACCTATGTGACGCCGCTGACGGGTGTGCCCGCGCCGTCGCAGTTCCGCTTCTAA
- a CDS encoding rhodanese-like domain-containing protein gives MQQLVPTALAQWLADASRAQPVLLDVRETGEVQICALPGITHIPMGEIPHRAAELDAEQDIVCICHHGGRSMQVAQFLIMRAGFDPARVYNLQGGVDAWARQVDPQMATY, from the coding sequence ATGCAACAGCTCGTTCCGACCGCCCTCGCCCAATGGCTTGCCGACGCCTCGCGCGCGCAGCCCGTCCTGCTCGATGTCCGCGAGACAGGCGAGGTGCAGATTTGCGCCCTGCCCGGCATCACGCACATCCCGATGGGCGAGATTCCGCATCGCGCAGCCGAGCTGGATGCCGAACAGGACATCGTCTGTATCTGCCATCACGGTGGCCGCAGCATGCAGGTGGCGCAGTTCCTGATCATGCGTGCCGGCTTCGATCCGGCGCGCGTGTACAACCTGCAAGGCGGCGTCGACGCCTGGGCTCGCCAGGTCGATCCGCAGATGGCGACGTACTGA
- a CDS encoding TolC family outer membrane protein, with protein MTVARSSRARMAARGSLVVLCWSMAPMLAWAQADAPTTDLLSAYRAALANDPQFAAARAQSVAQHEKLTQGRSGLLPQIGAAWSSTRIIFDQTAPAEFNKTFSSTGWTLSLSQPLFRWDRWETYKQGEIAAAASEASLAQAQQDLITRTAQTYFDALNAQDTLQLVLAQRDAIQQQYEQARRNFDVGNANITDANDAQARRDVIDATVIAARSDFEVKQSALRQITGEPVGKLVGVRTGVALPQPEPAAPERWVEQARGGNPQVALAQYNLQNAERDVKKASAGHLPSVDLVAQTGHTNASGNQYLPSLPGGARFDSSQIGVQVSIPLYAGGAIQSRVRESIALETKAASDLEYARRTVEQGARQAYIGVIAGLAQVKALEAAEVSARTAYDSNQLAYGVGVRIGTDVLNAQAQLFSARRDLARARYDTIVNGLRLKSAAGSLSEADMVQVNTLLTANASEDLTALPRPAARAKSAAPAANARR; from the coding sequence ATGACTGTTGCTCGCAGTAGCCGTGCGCGGATGGCCGCGCGCGGTTCGCTTGTTGTGTTGTGCTGGTCGATGGCGCCGATGCTGGCCTGGGCCCAGGCAGATGCGCCGACGACCGACCTGCTGTCGGCCTATCGCGCCGCGCTCGCCAATGATCCGCAATTTGCTGCCGCGCGCGCGCAATCCGTCGCGCAGCACGAGAAGCTGACGCAGGGCCGCTCCGGCCTGCTGCCGCAGATCGGCGCCGCCTGGAGTTCGACGCGCATCATCTTCGATCAGACCGCGCCGGCCGAATTCAACAAGACCTTCTCGTCGACGGGCTGGACGCTGTCGCTGTCGCAGCCGCTGTTCCGCTGGGACCGCTGGGAAACCTACAAGCAGGGCGAGATCGCCGCCGCCGCCTCGGAAGCCAGCCTGGCGCAGGCGCAGCAGGACCTGATCACGCGCACGGCGCAGACTTACTTCGACGCGCTCAACGCCCAGGACACGCTGCAGCTGGTCCTGGCGCAGCGCGATGCCATCCAGCAGCAGTACGAGCAGGCACGCCGCAACTTCGATGTCGGCAACGCCAACATCACCGACGCCAACGATGCCCAGGCCCGGCGCGATGTGATCGACGCCACCGTCATCGCCGCCCGCAGCGACTTCGAGGTCAAGCAGTCCGCGCTCAGGCAGATCACCGGCGAGCCGGTCGGCAAGCTGGTGGGCGTGCGCACGGGGGTCGCGTTGCCGCAGCCCGAGCCCGCGGCGCCGGAACGCTGGGTGGAGCAGGCCCGCGGCGGCAACCCGCAGGTGGCGCTCGCCCAGTACAACCTGCAGAACGCCGAGCGCGACGTGAAGAAGGCCTCGGCCGGGCACCTGCCCTCCGTCGACCTGGTCGCGCAGACCGGCCACACCAACGCCAGCGGCAACCAGTACCTGCCGTCCCTGCCGGGCGGCGCACGCTTCGACAGCTCGCAGATCGGCGTGCAGGTCTCGATTCCCCTCTATGCGGGCGGTGCGATCCAGTCACGCGTGCGCGAGAGCATCGCGCTGGAAACCAAGGCCGCGAGCGACCTCGAGTATGCCCGCCGTACCGTCGAGCAGGGCGCACGGCAAGCCTATATCGGCGTGATTGCGGGGCTCGCGCAGGTGAAGGCGCTGGAAGCGGCCGAAGTATCGGCGCGCACGGCCTACGACTCGAACCAGCTCGCCTACGGCGTGGGGGTACGCATCGGCACCGACGTGCTCAACGCGCAGGCGCAACTGTTCTCGGCCCGGCGCGACCTGGCACGCGCACGCTACGACACCATCGTCAATGGCCTGCGCCTGAAGTCCGCCGCCGGCTCGCTGAGCGAGGCGGACATGGTGCAGGTCAACACGCTGCTGACCGCCAACGCATCGGAAGACCTGACCGCCCTGCCCCGGCCGGCGGCACGGGCCAAGTCCGCCGCCCCGGCCGCCAACGCCAGACGCTGA
- a CDS encoding META domain-containing protein translates to MSRPDRSKPSLLQTPRRVVLAAAALAALTAATIIGAGCMTTPKATTPAASVARSDAASAPVAVVAASAVSASGASGASGASGASGAAVPASTPIPAPASAAPNPGQASLTQAQGEGRSRFVLVRWQEPGAAPKDLPPAEGDGEDPSNPPISIEFSAGLEAASGVASGYSGCNRFTGPYEKLVSGMRFGALVSTHVACDPARMQLEKDFLEALKSPLATVGMQPSSAGAQGRQVIWKTAGGALLQFAERPLPPRGQPH, encoded by the coding sequence ATGTCTCGCCCCGATCGTTCCAAGCCCAGTCTGCTGCAGACGCCGCGCCGTGTGGTGCTGGCCGCGGCCGCTCTGGCCGCACTGACGGCCGCCACCATCATCGGCGCCGGTTGCATGACGACACCCAAGGCAACCACGCCGGCCGCATCGGTCGCACGCAGCGATGCGGCATCGGCTCCCGTCGCCGTTGTCGCTGCTTCTGCTGTTTCTGCTTCCGGTGCTTCCGGTGCTTCCGGTGCTTCCGGTGCTTCCGGCGCGGCCGTGCCGGCCTCGACGCCAATCCCGGCCCCGGCATCGGCCGCTCCCAATCCCGGACAGGCTTCGCTGACGCAGGCGCAGGGCGAGGGCCGCTCGCGCTTCGTCCTGGTGCGCTGGCAGGAGCCTGGCGCCGCGCCGAAAGACCTGCCTCCGGCCGAAGGCGATGGCGAGGATCCGTCGAACCCGCCCATCTCGATCGAATTCAGTGCCGGCCTGGAAGCCGCCAGCGGCGTGGCCTCGGGCTATTCCGGCTGCAACCGCTTCACCGGGCCGTACGAGAAACTCGTGTCGGGCATGCGCTTCGGCGCGCTGGTGTCGACGCACGTGGCCTGCGATCCGGCGCGCATGCAGCTGGAGAAGGATTTCCTGGAGGCGTTGAAATCGCCGCTGGCGACGGTGGGCATGCAGCCTTCGTCCGCCGGCGCGCAGGGCCGCCAGGTGATCTGGAAGACCGCCGGCGGCGCACTGCTGCAATTCGCCGAGCGCCCGCTGCCGCCGCGCGGGCAGCCGCACTGA
- the waaA gene encoding lipid IV(A) 3-deoxy-D-manno-octulosonic acid transferase translates to MLRIAYRLLWRALLPFALLRLWWRGRKEPGYRQHVGERLGFYRSRANPDHPLLWVHAVSVGETRAAQPLIDALLARFPQHDVLLTHMTPTGRRTGAEFAAQRNGRVIQAYLPYDLAGAVDRFLRHFQPRLGLLMETEIWPVLIERAHHAGVPMVLVNGRLSERSHRRTARLGQAARETYAQLAAVLAQTPDDADRYRSLGVPRVRVTGNLKFDITPHVDQIMMGRALRDALRGRAVWVAASTREGEEPLLLDAWHAHRAQHAGRRHPLLILVPRHPQRFDEVAQLAGGKGLRVARRSALSLSAAAAPDAAGVLEADILLGDSMGEMALYYAVAQAAFIGGSLLPMGGQNLIEACAVGTPVVIGPHTFNFAQATRDAVAAGACVQVEDAASAVRVIDQWLSDADAREAASRAALAFAATHGGATARTVEAVAALVLPSL, encoded by the coding sequence ATGCTGCGCATTGCCTATCGCCTGCTGTGGCGCGCGCTGTTGCCGTTCGCGCTGCTGCGCCTGTGGTGGCGCGGCCGCAAGGAACCCGGCTATCGCCAGCACGTGGGTGAGCGGCTGGGCTTCTATCGGTCGCGCGCCAATCCCGATCACCCGCTGCTGTGGGTGCACGCGGTGTCGGTCGGCGAGACGCGCGCGGCGCAGCCGCTGATCGATGCGCTGCTGGCGCGCTTCCCGCAGCACGACGTGCTGCTGACCCACATGACACCGACCGGCCGCCGCACGGGGGCCGAGTTCGCGGCGCAGCGCAACGGCCGCGTGATCCAGGCCTATCTGCCCTACGACCTGGCAGGCGCCGTCGACCGCTTTCTCCGCCATTTTCAGCCGCGCCTCGGCCTGCTGATGGAGACCGAGATCTGGCCGGTGCTGATCGAACGTGCCCACCATGCCGGCGTGCCGATGGTGCTGGTCAACGGGCGGCTGTCCGAGCGCAGTCATCGGCGCACCGCGCGGCTGGGCCAGGCCGCGCGCGAGACCTATGCGCAGCTCGCCGCGGTGCTCGCCCAGACCCCGGACGACGCCGACCGCTATCGTTCGCTCGGCGTGCCGCGCGTGCGCGTGACCGGCAACCTGAAGTTCGACATCACGCCGCATGTCGACCAGATCATGATGGGCCGTGCGCTGCGCGATGCGCTGCGCGGGCGCGCCGTCTGGGTGGCCGCCAGCACGCGCGAAGGCGAGGAGCCCCTGCTGCTCGATGCGTGGCATGCGCATCGCGCGCAGCATGCGGGCCGCCGGCATCCGCTGCTGATCCTGGTGCCGCGCCATCCCCAGCGCTTTGACGAGGTGGCGCAGCTCGCGGGGGGCAAGGGCTTGCGCGTCGCGCGTCGCAGTGCCTTGTCGCTGTCGGCGGCCGCAGCGCCCGATGCGGCCGGTGTGCTGGAGGCGGACATCCTGCTGGGCGATTCGATGGGCGAGATGGCGCTGTACTACGCCGTCGCGCAGGCTGCATTCATCGGCGGCAGCCTGCTGCCGATGGGTGGACAGAACCTGATCGAGGCCTGTGCGGTCGGGACCCCCGTCGTGATCGGTCCGCATACCTTCAATTTCGCGCAGGCCACGCGCGATGCCGTGGCGGCGGGCGCATGCGTGCAGGTGGAGGATGCCGCCTCCGCCGTGCGCGTGATCGACCAGTGGCTGTCCGATGCCGATGCGCGCGAGGCCGCATCGCGTGCCGCGCTGGCATTCGCCGCGACCCACGGCGGCGCCACGGCACGCACGGTGGAGGCGGTGGCGGCGCTGGTGCTGCCGTCGCTCTAG
- the waaC gene encoding lipopolysaccharide heptosyltransferase I produces MRVLIVKVSSLGDVVHCTPVVADILRAHPGAEIDWVVEEGFAGIVRIVRGVQGVIPFALRRWRRSLASGATWGEMAAFRRALRAKPYDVVLDTQGLIKTALVAAQARLAPNGFVAGLGNRTDGAGYEPLARLFYQREVRMEPRVHVVERSRRMVAEALGYAVPETIDFGLQPPASLPFALPRPYVALVHATSRADKGWPQDAWVDVARALLARDYALALPWGSETERRTSEAIREAIVAAVPGMLGRIVIPPRMSLPDVTAFLDQASAVVGVDTGLVHIAAAMCKPTVALYNFSTSWRTGGYWTPKVHDLGSAEAHPTSAQALDALRALGVL; encoded by the coding sequence ATGCGGGTGCTGATCGTCAAGGTGTCGTCGCTTGGCGATGTGGTGCACTGCACGCCGGTGGTAGCGGACATCCTGCGCGCGCATCCCGGCGCCGAGATCGACTGGGTTGTCGAGGAAGGGTTCGCGGGCATCGTGCGCATCGTGCGCGGGGTGCAGGGCGTGATCCCGTTCGCGCTGCGGCGCTGGCGCAGGTCGCTGGCATCCGGCGCGACATGGGGTGAGATGGCGGCATTCCGCCGGGCCCTGCGCGCCAAGCCGTACGACGTGGTGCTCGACACGCAGGGTCTGATCAAGACTGCGCTGGTCGCCGCGCAGGCCCGCCTGGCGCCGAACGGGTTTGTCGCCGGGTTGGGCAATCGCACCGACGGCGCGGGCTACGAGCCGCTGGCCCGGTTGTTCTACCAGCGCGAGGTCCGCATGGAGCCGCGCGTGCACGTGGTCGAGCGCTCGCGCCGCATGGTGGCCGAGGCCCTCGGCTACGCCGTCCCCGAGACGATCGACTTCGGCCTGCAGCCGCCGGCCAGCCTGCCGTTCGCGCTGCCGCGCCCCTACGTGGCGCTGGTGCATGCCACCTCGCGCGCCGACAAGGGCTGGCCGCAGGACGCCTGGGTCGATGTCGCCCGCGCGCTGCTGGCTCGCGATTACGCTCTGGCGCTGCCCTGGGGCAGCGAAACCGAGCGCCGCACCAGCGAGGCCATCCGCGAAGCCATCGTGGCCGCGGTACCGGGCATGCTCGGGCGGATCGTGATTCCGCCGCGCATGTCGCTGCCCGACGTGACCGCCTTCCTCGACCAGGCGAGCGCGGTGGTCGGGGTCGATACCGGCCTGGTGCACATCGCCGCGGCGATGTGCAAGCCGACCGTGGCGCTCTACAACTTTTCCACGTCGTGGCGCACCGGCGGCTACTGGACGCCCAAGGTCCACGACCTCGGCAGCGCCGAGGCCCATCCGACCAGCGCGCAGGCGCTCGATGCGCTGCGCGCGCTGGGTGTGCTCTGA